The window CTGAGCCCTCAGGTCCAAGCTACCTGGCAGaagtttctgtctgctgtggtaGAGGCTATGAACAGTCAGTACTCTTGAAGAGCTGTACAATAGCAGCTggggaataataataataaataaataaaaaccttgGAAAAACTAGATTCCgcctaaaataataaaaaaaatgtcttataTGCTTAATATGCTTAAGCCACTAAACCACTATTATGCTCCAACAGTGTCAGTATGAAAGACGCTGCAGCTTGACAGCGGGACATTTTACAATAtccactatatagacaaaagtattgggacacctgaccgttACACCATCCGGAACTTCAATCACATCGCATTCCAAATACACAGTTTTGCAGATAACAGCtgccactcttctgggaaggctttgcaCACGATTGTGGAGCATTTATTCATGCAggaaagcatttgtgaggtcagacactgatgtccaaaagtcctggctcacaatctctgttccagttcatcccaaaggtgttggatgggattgaggtcagggctctgtgtgggccagtcaagttcttctacaccaaactcatccaaccatgtctatgtggactttgctttgtgcactggggcacagtcatgctggaatagaaatggaccttccccaaactgctgccacaaagttggcatcataacattgtccaaaatgtcttggtatgctgaagcattaagatttccctccactggaagtcagaggcTGAGCCCAGAGGTTTGAAGACCCCTTTTGGTACTTAATGGAACTACAACTATGTTCACAATGAGTGGAAaccatttaatgttttataattaatttgCTATATATTTTGTAATGTTATAGACAGAATAAAAGCATCCGTGTTTCCCTCATTGTCACATGTTTCACTTTATTCTGTTATCCATTCACAATTTCTGTTGTGACTCATGACTGACAGGATGGGACAGAGTCTTTCTCTGTGGCACATCAGGTCCTTAACTCTGTGGTGCTGAAAAGATTGTGGGTGTTGTGAGGTTCTTTCCTCGGGAGGGTCACTTCACAACAGGACAGTTGTGCTTTCTAATTATATAACAGCATATGGCTAGTTGCCCTCAAGTCAAATGGAGTCCGTCTATTtcccaacaaacacactgtaatgATTGCTCGAGTTGGACAATAAGATGCTAATCAGGTGTAATCATATAATTATTCTGTCCAAAGTCTAATGAGGTACTCTAGATACTCAAGTGGCTCTTTGGTGTATGTAGCAGGAGATTTATTCTGTTTATGAGACTATGTTAAAGCACTTCATCAATTTCAGTCAACTTATTTGTTCACAGTAGGTGTGAAATGTGAAGCTTTCGTGTCCTCAGTTTCCAAATGACAAATTTCCAAATTCAGTCATATTTTTGCCACTAGCATCTTTGTCTAAAGAGgtgaaatgaaggaaaagtgGGAACAAAAATTTTATTTGCGTTTCCCAGGAGGCAAATGAGTCAACCAAAGGTctaaacaaatacagaattACCCTCACCACAAACCAGACCACGACTTCGTGACACTGGACTGTGGTTCTGCTGGTGATGAATCACAGAGTGGTGATGGTGCAGCAATGCTGAGTCTTCATCAGTAATGTCAAGTATATGAACACAGATGCAGTAAAAGGCAGCCGACTAAAGGTATGCTGAAAAACAGAACTTTATTgtcatgggggaaaaaaaatacagggtTAACAATGAAATTGCTGATGACAAATAATGAAAGCTGCTTACACACAAGGGGAGGCAGTTTGTTTTACTCCAGAAGAACAACAATAATTCAACACGTTCATTCGCTGGCTTGAGTTGCCCTTTGGTGGTTACTGTTACTGCAATGTTTTACCTCAGCTCATTTGTTGTATATCTGATCATACTCTTACAATGGAGGACCATGTCAGCTGGAGCATGGAGGAGTGGTGGAGTGGAGTTACGACTGAGTCCAGTAGAGGGCGCTCCAGCTCAATTCTGTGGCCAAGCAGGCTGCGGTCAGTTTTGTTCCTAACAGCACAAATATGCTACATTTCCCCTGTATCAGCTACTATACAAACAATAGGTATAGActtattctgttttttatgGTAATGGTTAATATATGTAGTATGCACACACGTACATTATACACTGTTAGCTACAGTTTGTGagcattttatttgtgtctgaaaTCCGCCTGATTCTTATTCTTATAGACATTACTGATATAAACATTTACCGgcatgagaaaacattttttttttaatttatgataAAAAAGTACAAGGTTATTGTTAGCCTTTGTATCACGGAACCTGTTTGGCGGCCATCTTAGGTCTCCTGCAGATGCTTTGAATTTTCACGAACTGCGCCAACAACCAAATCACTGCGTCGAGGCTGGTTGGGTCAGCGCCAGTGATATTAACGTCATATAGCAGAGACATCAGATTTTCTCTATCAGTGTCAGTGCATTGGAGGAAACCAGTGGACTGCTACTCTGTCTGTTTCatgcagaacagaacagaacccAGATCCGTTTTTCTTCCTATAGGAACATTATGTGGGATATGAAACAGATCCGTTGGACCACATGAAGCTGATAATCTGTTGTCCATAATCTGTTTTGTTCCCCTTATTTTTGTGACACCTGTGTCACCGTTGGTTTTTATGGGTTAATGAAAGTGTCGTGACAGGTTCTGTCGACCAGATTCACAAACTCGTTTTACAAACAGGTAGCCTACACTGAGGACTCTAATAAGGTACAGTCATGTTGGTAGCCTATATGATTGAGCAGACTGTATGTTTTACCTGGCAAAGGTGCAGTCCACCGTGTGTGGTGCTTTCTGACTGTGTCACGGTGTCtccacatgtaaacaaacagctcATTGCTCCACGCCCCTGTCCTCGGTTTACCGCCCCATGTGACCCCTGCGAGCCCAAGTCAGCAAAAGCGCGCACATCGATACCACAAGGCCCGCACAGTGAGCCtggaagcaaaagaaaagaaaaaaagaaaaatagtaACTACTCATATGCACAACACTGAAGCAGTTTCTGTCAGTGAGATTCTATATGCTCCCTTCAACAACGCTCATCCAAAATGTAGGCTATAAAAcaatcaagtaaaaaaaaaaatcaagtaaaaaaaaaaaaatcaagtaaaaatcaagaaaatcaagtaaaaaaccaaaaacacagaaaacggATCAATGCCAGTACTGAATCCATTTGGATTTGTGGAACAATCAATCATCAGTGGCTCCCAGCAGCCCAGGAAAATTTTAACCTCAAAGAAATTCCTCCAGCGCACAAATGAAACATGCAGTGCAGTAACTACAATTTCACACAGTGAAACGACAGTCGTGATGTAGTCTAACTGCTCAgctattttgtaaaaaaaaaattatctcgTTCCCCTCTGGGCGGTTCCTCCCTTTGAAGGATCCAGGCGGTCCTCCTTCAGATAAGCTTGGGGCCTGTTGGCAGCAGACTTCACCGCAGATGACCCCGAGTCTTCACGTTGGTACCAACTGATAACTAAATCctttaatattaattaatagcAGAGACTAGATTTCAAATCAGTACGCCCAGACCGTGACAGCCCAGATGTTTCCGCCGTGTAGCATCCAATATCATCACAGCATTTTGATTTAGACCAAaagttatttttacttttcgTGAATTAAAGAATAAAGTGATAATGtgctgtaaacaatgaaactATGAACAGTTTTAATAGAATAAGTTTCTGTCATTATGAGGTTGAAAAGCCCTTTAAAAATATGAgagaataataagaataatcCTTCAATTTACTCAGTCTGCAAGATTTTGAATTATAGGTTCAAATTGAAAGTTATTGATAGGAGTGTGCCACTTCAGGGTGATGTGATTGTACATTTTGTGAACAAGTTTGCAAAGATTACTTTTCATTTAGCACAAAATCCTAAACGGATTTTTAAACCAGCACAGGGAAGCCCACATATCGAGCGATTAATTTAGAAATGCTGAATTTGTTATTGGGTAGGCCTTATCAGTCTTCCTGCTCTGTCTATTTTAAATTCACCAGGTGGtgggtttttaaaaatgttatttgaatACACATCAATTCAAATAACTTGTTGGGTTTTATTAGTGAAGAAGTATCTGAAAAGCAATGATGAACTAGTGGCTTCGTTGTACATTTCAGGTTCATCTTCAGAACCGTCGTGAGgtgttgttgtattttctgtctttatctcgTGCAAACTGCAACATATCGTTTGGAACCGGTCCAAATGCCACACAGCCTATCTTGGAGGTGGCCCGGGTGTGCCCATGTCCTGTATTATATATAAAACCCCCCAAGGGTTGGGCTCAACCCGACATTTCATCTTGAACCAACCACCAATCTGCAGCCAACATGAGTCTCACTGCTAAGGACAAGGCCACCGTCAAAGCCTTCTGGTCTAAAGTGTCGGGCAAAGCCGACGACATCGGCTCGGATGCCCTGTCCAGGTAAATATAACCCCAAACTGATTCATGTCTCATGTCTGCTCCTAAAAGTCCagctcattttcttttgtcatttactCGCTTATCGACTCACTCACATTTATTACCCAGGATGCTGGTGGTGTACCCTCAGACCAAGACCTACTTCTCCCACTGGAAGGATCTGAGCCCCGGTTCTGCCCCGGTGAAGAAGCACGGACGCACCATCATGGGTGGACTTGGAGTCGCTGTGTCCAAAATCGACGATCTGACCGGAGGCCTTCTGAACCTCAGCGAGCTGCACGCCTTCACTCTGCGCGTGGACCCCGCCAACTTCAAGGTAGACGTCACTGACAGACATTCAGGTGTTTCTCAGATTGTGTTTCTCTTGGTATACACGCTGAGTGGGCCTGATGTACGATTAGTGGGCAATGTGGGTCTGTATCTCAGGTAAGGGAGACTAGTGACTGCTGAAGTTGGAGTGTTTGCACTCAGTCTGCGCATGTGCAGTTAGGCCATCTTGTGGCTTCAAAAGccacatttgtgtgtttttattatgtcCAAATGCAAATTTTC of the Scatophagus argus isolate fScaArg1 chromosome 16, fScaArg1.pri, whole genome shotgun sequence genome contains:
- the LOC124073645 gene encoding hemoglobin subunit alpha-1-like is translated as MSLTAKDKATVKAFWSKVSGKADDIGSDALSRMLVVYPQTKTYFSHWKDLSPGSAPVKKHGRTIMGGLGVAVSKIDDLTGGLLNLSELHAFTLRVDPANFKILAHNILVVLSLMFAADFTPEIHVAMDKFLAAVARGLSERYR